DNA from Mycolicibacterium alvei:
GACGAAGGTCAGGCGCTCCGGGCGGACATGCGTCGTTCGATCATCGGCACGCTGGTGATTGCCGTGCCGTTCGCCGCTCAAGCCCTGATCGGGATGATCGTGCTCGACGCCGGTACCGGCCGTACCGTCATGACGATCCTGCTGTTCACCAGCCTGGCCGTCGCGGTCGCGGTGGAGGTACTGGCCGATCCGCTGGCCGGCCTGTTCGACCGGCTGGCCTTTTCCCGGTCTCCGGACCTGCGTGCCGACCGTGAAGTGTTGCGCCAGACCGAGGCTGCACTGCCGCTGCGATCGGATCACCCGCTGGGCGGTATCGACGACGACGCCTTCACCCGGCTCACCCGGCGCGCGTTGGGCCACTACGGCGATCTGTCCAAGCTGGTCGCCAGCCCGTTGACCTCGCTGCCCGTCATCGACGCCCGGCTCGCCCGGCGCGGGGCACCCGATCAGCCACTGGAACGCGCGAACGAACTCAAGGCGCTGCTGGCCGACCGCATCTCCGCGCTCAAGCCCCGCGACGGCGGCGACTTCGGCACCACCGAGCAATGGCGCCACTACAACTCGCTGTACTTCCCGTACGTCGTCGGGGTCCGCGCCTACGCGCAGAACGCCACCGCCGCGGGGCTCGACCCGGTGGCGCGGCAGGCCTGGCAGTGGTTCGTCACCGAGGTGCCGCAGCGGTCGCTGCACAACTGGCAGAACGCCGCGGCGCGCGTGATCGCCGCCGACCTGCGTGGCGCCTTGGTGACCGCCAACGACTGACGCCCCCACCGCCTCAACCGGGCTGACCTGGGCTTGGCAGTGCTTGGCAGTGTTTGGCGTCGATCTGGCAGCGGCTGGTGAGCAGTGTCGGAGGTGTTCCACCAATCGACACGCTCATCGCCGAGGAGTCTGAGATGACCGCGACCCTGCACCGAACATTCACCGACCCGACAACCGCGACGGCGTCGGGAGATTCCCTGCTGCGCTTCGCCCTGCGGGCTGATGCCACCGTGTGCGCCGGCGTCGGCCTGCTCGTGGCCATGGCCGCCGATCGACTGGCGCGCATCGCAGGCCTGTCGGCCACCGCCGGGTGGGTCGTCGGAGCCGGCCTGGTCGGCTACGGTGCGCTGCTGTACGTCCTGGCCGCGGCCCCGCGCATCCGGACGGTGGGCATCGCAGTCCTCGCCGGCAACGTGGCATTCGCGGTCGTGACGGTCATCGCGATCGGGGTCGGCTGGTTGGCCTTGACCGGGACCGGCGATGAATTGGTACTCGGATTCGTCAGCGCCACCGCCGTCTTGGCCTGGCTGCAGTACCGCGGAGTGCGCCGTCTGGCGTGACTCCTTGCCGAGCCGGTGCGGGGTGCCGCCGCAAGAGGTTACGGCGCGTATCCCCGCACCGTGCTCCACCGCACGACGTCAATGCACGACAAAGAAATCACACCGGAGAGAAGGAGAATCATGACCGCCATCACCGCCACCGGATCCACCGCCACCAGGAAGGGAACCGATTCGCTACTGCGCCTGGCCATGCGGGTCGACGCAGTATTCGTGGGCATCGTCGGGATCGTGCTGCTGGCCGCAGCCGGGTACTTCTCCGACCTCACCGGGCTACCGAAATCGGTCGAATACGGCGTCGGCATCTTCTCGGTTGTCTACGGCATCGTGGTGTTCGCGCTCGCGGGCATCGAGCGGGTGCGTCCCGCCGGCATCGGCACCGTGATCGCCAACGCGGCCTGCACTGTGATCGCCCTGATCGCCGTCTTCACGATGGCACTCACCACCGCGGGCGTGGTGGTCGTCATCGCCACCGGCATCTACACGCTGGCGATGGCCGAGTGGCAGTACGTCGGGGTCAAACGGATCCCGGCCTGACCGACCTGCGATCGCCCAGAGCCGGTGCGGCTCTGGGCGATCTGCGTGCCTGGCAGATAAGCGGCGACCGGAACTGCGCTGGTCACAACTTCCGCAGTCGCAGCCGGTTGATCGCGTGATCGGCGTCCTTGCGCAGCACCAGGGTGGCGCGCGGCCGGGTCGGCAGGATGTTCTCGATCAGGTTGGGCCGGTTGATGGAATGCCAGATATCGCGGGCGGCGAACACGGCCTGCTCATCGGTCAGGGTCGAGTAGTGATGGAAGTGCGACGCCGGATCGGCGAACGCTGTCGAGCGCATCGTCAGGAACCGCGAGATGTACCACTTTTCGATGTCCTCGATACGTGCGTCGACATACACCGAGAAGTCGAACAGGTCCGAGACCATGAGCGCCGGCCCGGTCTGCAGAACGTTGAGGCCTTCCAGGATCAGGATGTCCGGATGCCGCACCACCTGCTTCTCGCCCAGCACGATGTCGTACAGCAGGTGTGAGTACACCGGCGCACAGACTTCGTCGGCGCCGGATTTCACCGCGGTGACGAACCGCATCAACCCGCGCCGGTCGTAACTCTCCGGGAAACCCTTGCGGTGCATGAGGTTCCGGCGGTTGAGCTCCTTGTTGGGGTAGAGAAACCCGTCGGTGGTCACGAGGTCGACGCGGGGGTGGTGGCCCCAGCGGGCCAGCAGGGCCTGCAGCACACGGGCAGTGGTCGACTTCCCGACTGCCACGCTGCCCGCCACGCCGATGACGAACGGCACCGGCCGGTCCGGATTCTGCTGCGGCTCGCCGAGGAACTCCGACGTCGCGGCGAACAAGCGCTGCCGGGCGGCCACCTGAAGGTGGATCAAACGGGCCAGGGGCAGATAGACCTCTTCGACCTCGAGGATGTCGAGTTTCTCGCCCATACCGCGCAGGCGCAGCAGTTCGTCCTCGGTGAGTTTCAGCGGTGTCGACATGCGCAGTGCACGCCATTGACTTCGGTCGAACTCCACATAGGGGCTCGGCTCGCTGGGCCGCGGCATCCGATCAGTCTTACATCTACGGTTGGGGGCATGGCTAACGGGATCGAGAAAAAGACGGGCTCCGGAACCGGCATGGTGACGGACTCGGCCACTCTCATTCGCGAATATCTGCTCCTCGGCCTGCGCTTCGACCGGGTTGAGGAGGGGTATGTCGACTCCTTCACCGGGGACCCGCAGCTGCGCCGTGCGGTCGAGAACGAGCCCGCGCCCGACCCGGCCGATCTTGCTCGGCAAGCGGATCGGCTACTGACCCAGATCCCAGACGACCTCGATGGGGACCGCGCCGAATACATTGCCGCGCATCTGAGAGCGCTCAACTGCGCGGGCCGACAGTTCGCCGGTGAGCAGGTCGGATTCGTCGACGAGGTGCAGGCCTATTTCGACGTGCGGATCAGCAAGGGCGACCCGGAGAAGTACCGGCAGGCCCACGCAAAACTCGACGACGCGCTCGGGGGTACCGGCCCACTGGCCGCGCGTATTCAGGCACACCGCACCGGAGACGAGATCCCGCCGGCCCGGCTGGAGGAGTGCATCCATGCGTTCTCCTCGGCCCTGCGCGACAAGGTGCGCGCCGCCTACCCGCTGCCGGAAACGGAGACCGTCACCTATGAGGTGGTCACCGACAAACCGTGGTCCGGATTCAACTACTACCTGGGTGACTACAAGTCCACCGTCGCGGTCAACGCCGACCTCAAACAGCAGATGGCCAACCTGCCCCGGCTGGTGGCTCACGAGTCCTACCCAGGCCATCACACCGAGCACTGCCGCAAGGAAGCCGGCCTGGTGGCCGGTCAAAATCAACTGGAGCAGACGATCTTTCTCGTCAACACCCCGCAGTGCCTGATGGCCGAGGGCCTGGCCGACCTCGCGTTGCATGCCATCGTCGGGCCGGGTTGGGGCGCGTGGGCGGCCGATATCTACGCCGATCTGGGGCTTCGGTTCGACGGGGAGCGCGCCGAGGCGATCTCGGAGGCGGTGGCCGGGCTGGCCGACGTGCGCCAGGACGCCGCGTTGATGCTGCACGACGAGCATCGCGACGTCGACGAGGTGGTGGAGTTCCTCGGGCGCTGGCTTCTGGTCGGCGGTGACCGGGCCAGGCAGACGCTGCGGTTCTTGTCCTCGCCGCTGTGGCGGGCCTACACCAGCACCTACGTCGAGGGGTACCGGCTGCTGCGGGGGTGGCTCGACGACCGACCCGATGGCGTCACGATGACCCAACGCTTCGGGCGGCTGCTCGACGAGCCGCTGATCCCGTCCACCCTCCGGAGCGCGTCATAGCAAACTCCTGGACATGATTTCCCGCGTCGCCGAAGCGGTAGCACAGCGGTTTGCCAGTTTAGTGGCCGACGTCGCTGTTTCTGCTCCAGGTGAGCTCTGCCTCAATCGCTTGATCGGCTTTGTTACTGATCGGTAACATGGTTGCCGAGGGGCCCGGCGA
Protein-coding regions in this window:
- the coaA gene encoding type I pantothenate kinase — its product is MPRPSEPSPYVEFDRSQWRALRMSTPLKLTEDELLRLRGMGEKLDILEVEEVYLPLARLIHLQVAARQRLFAATSEFLGEPQQNPDRPVPFVIGVAGSVAVGKSTTARVLQALLARWGHHPRVDLVTTDGFLYPNKELNRRNLMHRKGFPESYDRRGLMRFVTAVKSGADEVCAPVYSHLLYDIVLGEKQVVRHPDILILEGLNVLQTGPALMVSDLFDFSVYVDARIEDIEKWYISRFLTMRSTAFADPASHFHHYSTLTDEQAVFAARDIWHSINRPNLIENILPTRPRATLVLRKDADHAINRLRLRKL
- a CDS encoding DUF885 domain-containing protein codes for the protein MANGIEKKTGSGTGMVTDSATLIREYLLLGLRFDRVEEGYVDSFTGDPQLRRAVENEPAPDPADLARQADRLLTQIPDDLDGDRAEYIAAHLRALNCAGRQFAGEQVGFVDEVQAYFDVRISKGDPEKYRQAHAKLDDALGGTGPLAARIQAHRTGDEIPPARLEECIHAFSSALRDKVRAAYPLPETETVTYEVVTDKPWSGFNYYLGDYKSTVAVNADLKQQMANLPRLVAHESYPGHHTEHCRKEAGLVAGQNQLEQTIFLVNTPQCLMAEGLADLALHAIVGPGWGAWAADIYADLGLRFDGERAEAISEAVAGLADVRQDAALMLHDEHRDVDEVVEFLGRWLLVGGDRARQTLRFLSSPLWRAYTSTYVEGYRLLRGWLDDRPDGVTMTQRFGRLLDEPLIPSTLRSAS